In the Candidatus Binataceae bacterium genome, CTGAATTCACCCATCGCCGGCAGCCCCTGCAAGAGCGGCCCGACGATCAATTGGTCGATCCGCTCCAAAGCTTGAACCTTCAGATCCGCACGCCCCATGTGGCCCGCCTCGTCGGGCGCCTCGATATGGAGCAGGAGGAAGTCGCAATGGCGCAGGGCTTCAAGGCCGTAGCGTCCCTTGGCCGCATAATCGGTATCCAGATAACCGGTGGCGCCGGGCACGTTGATAATCTCTAGTCCGGCCAGGCGGCCTAATCCGCGCACCAAATCGACGGCGGAGATGGCGGCGCCCTGTTTATTAAAGCGCTGCTTTAAGGTTGGCAGGGTTGGTGGCCGGCCTTGACCCCAGAACCAGACGTCGGTGGCGGCCGGCTTACCCGCCGCCTGACGGGCCTGATTGACCGGATGGTTGGATAAAATGGCACGCGCCTCTGCCATCAACTGGTTGAGCCGCTGAGCCCCCTCACCCTGGGGCAGGTAGGGCGCAACCGCACGATCGGTGATGTCGTGCGGAGGCGTGGTCTGAGCAGCTACCGGGCCGCCGCGCCAGACCATCAAATGACGATAACTGACCCCGGGGTAAAAATGGATATCCCCGCCGCCCAACCGTTCGTGCAGGCTTTGTACTAGCGCCGCGGCTTCGTCGCTCCCGATATGGCCGGCGGTAAAATCGGCCATCGTCAGCCCTTCATCCTGCGCTTTAAGATTGACCAGATTCATGCGGAAGACCGCATCGCTGGCGCTCACCGGCAGACCCTGGCTGGCAGCCTCGATCGGAGCGCGGCCGGTATGATAACGGGCAGGATCGTAACCCAGCATCGTCATCGTGCCGACATCGCTGCCGGGTGCCATACCCTGCGGGATAGTCGCCACCATTCCCAGTTCGCCGCAACTGGCAATGCGATCCATGTTGGGTTTGTGCGCGGCCTCCAGCGGAGTGCGTCCCTGAAGTTCGGCACAGGCCCAATCCGCCATCCCGTCGCCATGCACGATTACGTACTTCATCACTCGATCTCCAGCAGCTTAACGATCCGGCTCAAATCCGGTTCCACCACCACCGTGTTGCTGAGATTTTTAAGCGCGGTGTCGGGATCTTTCAGTCCGTGACCGGTCAGAGTGCATACGATCACCGAGCCCGGCTTGAGGGTGCCCGCCGCGCTGTATTTGATCGCACCCGCCAATGAGGCGGCCGAGGCGGGTTCGGCGAAGATTCCACAGGCCGCGATCAGGCGATAGGCCGCCAAGATCTCGGCATCGGTCACCAGGTCGATAAGGCCGCCCGACTCATCCCGCGCCGCTACTGCCTGCTTCCAACTGGCCGGATTGCCGATCTTGATGGCGGTGGCAACGGTATGAGGATCGTCGATGGGTCGGCCGAGCACGATCGGGGCCGAGTCGGCCGCCTGATACCCCATCATGCGCGGCAGCCGCCGAGCCAAGCCGTGATGGTAGTACTCTTGATAGCCCGCCCAGTAGGCCGTGATATTGCCGGCATTGCCTACCGGCAGGAAATGATAGTCGGGAGCCTCGCCGAGCTGATCGCAGATCTCGAAGGCCGCGGTCTTCTGCCCGGCGATGCGGTCGGGGTTGATGCTATTGACCAGGCGGATGCGCACCGGCTCGCGTTCGGCCAAGTCACGCACCATCTTCAAGCAAATGTCGAAGTTTCCAATAACCTCGACCACCCGCGCCCCGTGCATCACACTCTGCGACAGCTTGCCCAGCGCGGTGGCACCTTTCGGAATCAGGACGAAAGCCTTAAGGCCGGCCCGTCCCGCATAGGCCGCGGCGGAGGCCGCGGTGTTGCCGGTGGAAGCACAGATCACGGCGCGCGCCCCCTCGCCCAGTGCCTTGCTCATCGCCAGCGTCATGCCCCGGTCCTTGAAGGAACCGGTGGGATTGAGTCCCTCGAATTTCAGGTAAAGCTTAAGCTCGCGGCCCAGCCGCGCGGCCAGCTCCGGGGCCTCGATCAGGGGGGTATTGCCCTCGTTCAGCGTGACCACCGGAGTCTGTTCGCTGATTGGCAGAAAGCGCCGGTAATGTTCAATGATTCCAGGCCAGCGAGTGAGCCGCGTGACGCCTATTGCGAGAGATCCCTGAGCCATCGGATTACCTTAAAGTTGCTCCTCGATGCGGAGTGCCACCGGCGCCCCATGAACAATACGCTGGCGGCCAATTTCCTCAAGCGCTGCTTTAAGTGCATGCTCGGACGCGGCGTGGGTCCGCATCACCACCGGGACGCTGACGGTGGGCGCCCGCTCATGCTGGATGACCGAAGCCAATGAGATTCGATGCTCCCCTAGAACCGAGGCGATAGCACCCAGAACCCCCGGCTTATCCTCCGCCATGAAGCGTAAATAATATTCGCAGATGACATCGTCCATCGGCTTGAGTTGCGCCGGTTTGAGCGCGCCAAAGGGATATCCCAGCACCTGCGCGCTGGCGCTCGCCCCGGCCCGTCGCATCCGCGCCAGCTCCACAATATCAGCCACCACCGCCGTCGCGGTCGGCATCTGGCCCGCCCCCAGGCCAAAATACATGGTGGCCCCCAGAGCCGCGCCCTGGATGTAGATCGCATTGTAGGCGCCGCTCACGCTGGCCAGCAGATGGCCGGCCGGAACCATCGTGGGATGGACTCGAGCTTCGACCGCGCC is a window encoding:
- a CDS encoding cofactor-independent phosphoglycerate mutase, with amino-acid sequence MKYVIVHGDGMADWACAELQGRTPLEAAHKPNMDRIASCGELGMVATIPQGMAPGSDVGTMTMLGYDPARYHTGRAPIEAASQGLPVSASDAVFRMNLVNLKAQDEGLTMADFTAGHIGSDEAAALVQSLHERLGGGDIHFYPGVSYRHLMVWRGGPVAAQTTPPHDITDRAVAPYLPQGEGAQRLNQLMAEARAILSNHPVNQARQAAGKPAATDVWFWGQGRPPTLPTLKQRFNKQGAAISAVDLVRGLGRLAGLEIINVPGATGYLDTDYAAKGRYGLEALRHCDFLLLHIEAPDEAGHMGRADLKVQALERIDQLIVGPLLQGLPAMGEFRLLLMPDHATPCRLKTHSSEPVPYALVSGAALSSGAARWRRYTEAEGLRAGLALSQG
- the thrC gene encoding threonine synthase, whose translation is MAQGSLAIGVTRLTRWPGIIEHYRRFLPISEQTPVVTLNEGNTPLIEAPELAARLGRELKLYLKFEGLNPTGSFKDRGMTLAMSKALGEGARAVICASTGNTAASAAAYAGRAGLKAFVLIPKGATALGKLSQSVMHGARVVEVIGNFDICLKMVRDLAEREPVRIRLVNSINPDRIAGQKTAAFEICDQLGEAPDYHFLPVGNAGNITAYWAGYQEYYHHGLARRLPRMMGYQAADSAPIVLGRPIDDPHTVATAIKIGNPASWKQAVAARDESGGLIDLVTDAEILAAYRLIAACGIFAEPASAASLAGAIKYSAAGTLKPGSVIVCTLTGHGLKDPDTALKNLSNTVVVEPDLSRIVKLLEIE